The genomic stretch GGGGCGTTCATGTATGCACCTCGGCATTTTTTCGACCCGGAATGGGAAAAAAATTGTGAATGGCGGCGTCTCGGCCGCCCCCTGTCTCCTTTATACGGGGCGCCGCACATTCTCTCTATGAATCTCTTCTCCGGGGGGGTGCGGGGTGCCGCGGGGATCGCCCTCCAGTATGCCCTGGTCGCTCTCCTCTCCTATGTGATTGCCGGTCTGGTCACTGCATTGCTGGAGGGGGGACCGCAGTCGGCCATGATCGGCGGACTCTGGGCAATGATCTCCGGGATCGTGGTGATGCAGGAGAGGCGGGCGGACACCGAGTCCTCGGCCCTGCTCCGGGTGCTGGGTTCGCTCATCGGGGCGGTGTTCGCTGCGGCGTATCTCCTCGTTCTCCCCTTCAATCCCGTCGGCATGGCCCTGCTGATCGGGATAACGGTGCTCGCCTGCCAGGCGATCGCGGTGCCGGCCCACGGGCGTCTGGCC from Methanofollis fontis encodes the following:
- a CDS encoding FUSC family protein, yielding MNLFSGGVRGAAGIALQYALVALLSYVIAGLVTALLEGGPQSAMIGGLWAMISGIVVMQERRADTESSALLRVLGSLIGAVFAAAYLLVLPFNPVGMALLIGITVLACQAIAVPAHGRLAAVTVGVVMVFSTLNPETGPVLNAALRFGEVVIGSCVAVLAVRLLPEG